The following are encoded together in the Glycine max cultivar Williams 82 chromosome 8, Glycine_max_v4.0, whole genome shotgun sequence genome:
- the LOC100794530 gene encoding MICOS complex subunit MIC60 isoform X3 — protein sequence MFRRSILQISSRPTLKRNPRRFVYQQIPLHLSSQKNFSTVSKPGGASASGSPGKPPESNGTLSKFFIGSVALGAAFLAAYQTHYLDQYLKKEHYSVLQEPHVNATIEDLKSVQHSTDQLISPSEKFNHKNPTVEITEQKIDAHFSHPEIVVEDQVDKPIPVQDKSDIAEDVTAAAKENQLPEYPESSLTSDDPSKESVTQSDGIIGIQSTETVNARMEEGYHHASTSTQTSPDENGMKNIQPEQLEIQEMGRRESALGKDIEQQPTLLEEYHLRNKSERSPATYISSHDFTENSHFPEGKEALNGAMEELKDGYISENGKLVLDFLQAIHAAEKRQADLDAHAFNEEKKVLKEKYEKKLKDAAARELMLAEEAAMLDRELKRERAKASLAIKSLQEKMEEKLKTELEQKINALCMAFYARSEEARQSHATQNFALRALALEDALSKGLPIETEIASLQSYLGSTDKDSVLDLVLASLPEETRSNGTDTQLQLKQKFDALKGSVRHFSFFPPGGGGMLAHSLAHVASWLKVREDNQSGDGIESVINKVEVYLAEGKLAEAAACLEESVRGTQAAEIVAGWVRQARNRAISEQAVLLLQSYANSLSFT from the exons ATGTTCCGCAG GTCGATTTTGCAAATATCATCTCGCCCAACTCTTAAAAGAAACCCCAGACGTTTTGTATACCag CAGATACCTTTACATCTATCTTCACAAAAGAATTTCTCAACTGTGTCGAAACCAGGGGGTGCCTCAGCTTCTGGGTCTCCGGGCAAGCCACCTGAGTCTAATGGCACCCTATCCAAgtttttcattggaagtgtagCTTTAGGTGCTGCTTTTCTGGCAGCTTATCAAACTCATTATTTGGATCAATATCTTAAGAAGGAGCATTATAGTGTTCTGCAGGAACCTCATGTCAATGCAACTATTGAAGACTTGAAGAGTGTACAACATTCAACGGACCAGTTAATTTCACCTAGTGAGAAATTTAACCACAAAAATCCCACTGTAGAGATTACAGAGCAGAAGATTGATGCCCATTTTTCACATCCAGAAATTGTAGTAGAAGACCAAGTGGATAAACCAATTCCTGTGCAAGACAAATCTGATATTGCTGAAGATGTTACTGCCGCTGCCAAAGAAAACCAATTGCCTGAATATCCTGAAAGCAGTCTAACATCCGATGATCCAAGTAAAGAATCTGTGACACAGTCTGATGGGATTATTGGTATACAAAGCACTGAGACAGTCAATGCaagaatggaagagggatatcaTCATGCATCCACATCTACACAGACCAGTCCAGATGAAAATGGGATGAAAAATATTCAACCAGAGCAACTGGAAATACAAGAAATGGGGAGAAGAGAG AGTGCATTAGGCAAAGATATAGAGCAACAACCTACCCTCCTAGAGGAGTATCACTTGAGGAATAAATCAGAAAGAAGCCCTGCAACTTATATATCTAGTCATGACTTTACTGAGAATAGCCATTTTCCTGAAGGAAAAGAG GCACTTAATGGTGCTATGGAGGAGTTAAAAGATGGTTACATTTCTGAGAATGGGAAACTGGTTCTTGATTTCTTGCAAGCCATCCATGCTGCAGAGAAAAGGCAGGCTGACTTAGATGCACATGCTTTTAACGAAGAGAAGAAAGTGTTAAAG gaaaaatatgaaaagaagtTGAAAGATGCAGCTGCCAGAGAACTTATGCTCGCTGAGGAGGCTGCAATGTTGGACAGG gagctaaaaagagagagagcaaAAGCATCCCTTGCTATCAAGTCACTTCAAGAAAAGATGGAAGAGAAACTGAAGACAGAACTAGAACAAAAG ATAAATGCCTTATGCATGGCATTTTATGCTCGATCTGAAGAAGCTCGTCAAAGTCATGCTACACAAAATTTTGCTTTG AGAGCACTTGCATTGGAAGATGCACTATCTAAAGGACTTCCAATTGAGACAGAAATAGCATCTTTGCAGTCTTATCTTGGAAGCACAGATAAAGATTCAGTTTTGGATTTGGTGCTAGCATCCCTTCCTGAAGAAACACGAAGCAACGGCACAGACACACAACTGCAGTTAAAGCAGAAG TTTGATGCCTTAAAAGGTAGTGTAAGACACTTCAGCTTCTTCCCACCGGGAGGGGGAGGTATGTTGGCACATTCTTTGGCACATGTAGCATCCTGGTTGAAG GTTAGGGAAGACAATCAATCTGGTGATGGGATCGAATCTGTGATCaataaagttgaagtttatTTGGCAGAAGGAAAACTTGCTGAAGCAGCAGCTTGTCTAGAAGAAAGTGTGAGAGGCACACAAGCTGCAGAAATTGTTGCAGGTTGGGTGAGGCAAGCAAGAAACAGGGCTATTTCTGAGCAAGCAGTGCTGCTTCTTCAATCCTATGCCAATTCCCTTAGCTTTACATGA
- the LOC102669811 gene encoding probable E3 ubiquitin-protein ligase XERICO — protein MTSVCEFLYQLYAKTIVLLTYMLIELILIIQYLKSDTRPISTAQYLNFIEEKNPTIQFTRRLKAENIDCRVCLSEFQEGEKVRNLNCRHTFHKDCLDQWLQQYCATCPLCRNKVLPDDVVANHNLLQNQAEYDGNDDQLIFLLSALRGGSTLHRYL, from the coding sequence ATGACCTCTGTGTGTGAGTTCTTGTATCAGCTTTATGCCAAAACAATAGTTCTATTAACCTACATGCTCATAGAACTTATCCTCATCATTCAGTACCTTAAGTCAGATACACGTCCAATTTCAACCGCCCAATACCTCAATTTCATTGAAGAGAAGAACCCCACAATTCAGTTCACTAGAAGATTGAAGGCAGAGAACATAGATTGCAGGGTGTGCTTATCTGAATTCCAAGAAGGGGAGAAAGTGAGGAATCTCAATTGCAGACACACATTTCACAAGGATTGTTTGGACCAGTGGTTGCAGCAATACTGTGCTACTTGTCCACTTTGCAGGAACAAGGTGCTCCCAGATGATGTTGTGGCCAACCACAACTTGCTTCAAAATCAGGCAGAATATGATGGGAATGATGACCAACTTATCTTTTTGTTATCTGCATTAAGGGGTGGTAGCACTTTGCACAGATATCTCTGA
- the LOC100777863 gene encoding 18S rRNA aminocarboxypropyltransferase isoform X1: MGNNRQRRFRTHRAQSSRHHHQQLLLEDDSQSSLPAENGEGEEEEEELTEPKIKLAMWDFGQCDAKKCTGRKLSRLGMLKELRVSNGFGGIVLSPAGNQCVSREDYSLIQKKGLAVVDCSWARLDDVPFVRLRCTAPRLLPWLVAANPVNYGRPCQLSCVEALSAALTICGEEKTANLLLDKFKWGHAFMSLNGELLRAYSKCQNSAEIISVQNAWLSQESQIPRAPTDSEVTTPESEDKIQNSSDSEDGLPPLEKNMNHLSIVNSDEESE; the protein is encoded by the exons ATGGGGAATAACAGACAAAGGAGATTCAGAACTCATCGCGCACAATCAAGTCGACACCACCACCAACAACTCTTACT AGAGGACGATTCTCAAAGCTCTCTTCCAG CAGAAAATGGTGAGGgcgaggaagaggaggaggaactcACGGAACCTAAAATAAAGCTTGCTATGTGG GATTTTGGGCAATGCGATGCCAAAAAGTGCACTGGACGCAAGCTTTCAAGATTGGGCATGCTAAAA GAGTTACGTGTGAGTAATGGTTTTGGGGGCATTGTTTTAAG TCCGGCTGGAAATCAATGTGTCTCAAGAGAAGATTACTCTTTAATCCAGAAGAAAGGATTGGCTGTTGTGGATTGTTCATGGGCACGCTTAGATGACGTGCCTTTCGTAAGGCTGCGCTGTACTGCTCCTCGCCTCT TGCCATGGCTTGTAGCAGCAAATCCAGTAAATTATGGTCGGCCATGTCAGCTATCTTGTGTAGAGGCTTTATCTGCTGCTTTGACAATATG TGGGGAAGAAAAAACTGCAAATTTGTTGCTTGACAAGTTCAAATGGGGCCATGCTTTTATGTCTCTGAATGG GGAATTACTGAGGGCCTACTCCAAATGCCAAAATAGTGCTGAAATTATATCTGTTCAAAATGCTTGGCTGTCACAAGAGAGTCAGATTCCAAGGGCTCCTACTGACAGTGAAG TTACGACACCTGAAAGTGAGGATAAAATCCAGAACTCTTCCGATTCTGAAGATGGGCTTCCACCTCTTGAAAAGAACATGAATCATTTGAGCATAGTCAACAGTGATGAAGAGAGTGAATAG
- the LOC100794530 gene encoding MICOS complex subunit MIC60 isoform X2, whose protein sequence is MFRRSILQISSRPTLKRNPRRFVYQIPLHLSSQKNFSTVSKPGGASASGSPGKPPESNGTLSKFFIGSVALGAAFLAAYQTHYLDQYLKKEHYSVLQEPHVNATIEDLKSVQHSTDQLISPSEKFNHKNPTVEITEQKIDAHFSHPEIVVEDQVDKPIPVQDKSDIAEDVTAAAKENQLPEYPESSLTSDDPSKESVTQSDGIIGIQSTETVNARMEEGYHHASTSTQTSPDENGMKNIQPEQLEIQEMGRRESALGKDIEQQPTLLEEYHLRNKSERSPATYISSHDFTENSHFPEGKEALNGAMEELKDGYISENGKLVLDFLQAIHAAEKRQADLDAHAFNEEKKVLKEKYEKKLKDAAARELMLAEEAAMLDRELKRERAKASLAIKSLQEKMEEKLKTELEQKEIETDLKFKQTQELAKAELNAAIANEKAAQIEKMAEANVNINALCMAFYARSEEARQSHATQNFALRALALEDALSKGLPIETEIASLQSYLGSTDKDSVLDLVLASLPEETRSNGTDTQLQLKQKFDALKGSVRHFSFFPPGGGGMLAHSLAHVASWLKVREDNQSGDGIESVINKVEVYLAEGKLAEAAACLEESVRGTQAAEIVAGWVRQARNRAISEQAVLLLQSYANSLSFT, encoded by the exons ATGTTCCGCAG GTCGATTTTGCAAATATCATCTCGCCCAACTCTTAAAAGAAACCCCAGACGTTTTGTATACCag ATACCTTTACATCTATCTTCACAAAAGAATTTCTCAACTGTGTCGAAACCAGGGGGTGCCTCAGCTTCTGGGTCTCCGGGCAAGCCACCTGAGTCTAATGGCACCCTATCCAAgtttttcattggaagtgtagCTTTAGGTGCTGCTTTTCTGGCAGCTTATCAAACTCATTATTTGGATCAATATCTTAAGAAGGAGCATTATAGTGTTCTGCAGGAACCTCATGTCAATGCAACTATTGAAGACTTGAAGAGTGTACAACATTCAACGGACCAGTTAATTTCACCTAGTGAGAAATTTAACCACAAAAATCCCACTGTAGAGATTACAGAGCAGAAGATTGATGCCCATTTTTCACATCCAGAAATTGTAGTAGAAGACCAAGTGGATAAACCAATTCCTGTGCAAGACAAATCTGATATTGCTGAAGATGTTACTGCCGCTGCCAAAGAAAACCAATTGCCTGAATATCCTGAAAGCAGTCTAACATCCGATGATCCAAGTAAAGAATCTGTGACACAGTCTGATGGGATTATTGGTATACAAAGCACTGAGACAGTCAATGCaagaatggaagagggatatcaTCATGCATCCACATCTACACAGACCAGTCCAGATGAAAATGGGATGAAAAATATTCAACCAGAGCAACTGGAAATACAAGAAATGGGGAGAAGAGAG AGTGCATTAGGCAAAGATATAGAGCAACAACCTACCCTCCTAGAGGAGTATCACTTGAGGAATAAATCAGAAAGAAGCCCTGCAACTTATATATCTAGTCATGACTTTACTGAGAATAGCCATTTTCCTGAAGGAAAAGAG GCACTTAATGGTGCTATGGAGGAGTTAAAAGATGGTTACATTTCTGAGAATGGGAAACTGGTTCTTGATTTCTTGCAAGCCATCCATGCTGCAGAGAAAAGGCAGGCTGACTTAGATGCACATGCTTTTAACGAAGAGAAGAAAGTGTTAAAG gaaaaatatgaaaagaagtTGAAAGATGCAGCTGCCAGAGAACTTATGCTCGCTGAGGAGGCTGCAATGTTGGACAGG gagctaaaaagagagagagcaaAAGCATCCCTTGCTATCAAGTCACTTCAAGAAAAGATGGAAGAGAAACTGAAGACAGAACTAGAACAAAAG GAGATTGAAACTGATTtgaagtttaaacaaactcagGAATTAGCAAAGGCAGAGTTAAATGCAGCCATAGCAAATGAGAAGGCAgctcaaattgaaaaaatggCTGAAGCAAATGTTAAT ATAAATGCCTTATGCATGGCATTTTATGCTCGATCTGAAGAAGCTCGTCAAAGTCATGCTACACAAAATTTTGCTTTG AGAGCACTTGCATTGGAAGATGCACTATCTAAAGGACTTCCAATTGAGACAGAAATAGCATCTTTGCAGTCTTATCTTGGAAGCACAGATAAAGATTCAGTTTTGGATTTGGTGCTAGCATCCCTTCCTGAAGAAACACGAAGCAACGGCACAGACACACAACTGCAGTTAAAGCAGAAG TTTGATGCCTTAAAAGGTAGTGTAAGACACTTCAGCTTCTTCCCACCGGGAGGGGGAGGTATGTTGGCACATTCTTTGGCACATGTAGCATCCTGGTTGAAG GTTAGGGAAGACAATCAATCTGGTGATGGGATCGAATCTGTGATCaataaagttgaagtttatTTGGCAGAAGGAAAACTTGCTGAAGCAGCAGCTTGTCTAGAAGAAAGTGTGAGAGGCACACAAGCTGCAGAAATTGTTGCAGGTTGGGTGAGGCAAGCAAGAAACAGGGCTATTTCTGAGCAAGCAGTGCTGCTTCTTCAATCCTATGCCAATTCCCTTAGCTTTACATGA
- the LOC100795054 gene encoding regulation of nuclear pre-mRNA domain-containing protein 1B, with the protein MNSVFSEQILADKLSKLNSTQQCIETLSHWCIFHRSKAELVVGTWNKQFHNSEKVQRVPLLYLANDILQNSRRKGNEFVTEFWKVLPSALKDVLEKGDDQENRAVFRLVDIWEERRVFGSQAKSLKNVILGEEAPPQLEFNKKRSRSVRIVKKDSRSIKTKLSIGGTAEKIVSAFHTVLNEHSNEDAEMSRCKSAVHRVRKMEKNVDIACAVVKDPKRKTLSKELVEEENILKECIENLKLVEASRTALVIHLKEALHEQESELENVRTQIQVAQAQVEEASYMRKRLDDEDSSYKASISTTSLTDVNTKSEAATKKSAAAIAAEVADKLTASTSSQLIMTSVLSTFAAEEAKSACLTSESMSKPEKSIPISDPNVFVSSQQLIATPNHSYPSVLVPQPTLQNPAAASQGQYQMLCNSSSQHYLQSTGGVISSYGYGSITPLPPGPLPPHMVGPVVPLTHQAMQITQQQPTPIAQHQPIKMTQQAPAPPSFRPLQPPGMVYYGNHQHSI; encoded by the exons ATGAATAGTGTGTTCAGCGAGCAGATACTCGCGGACAAGCTGTCCAAGCTCAACAGCACCCAGCAGTGCATTGAAA ctttATCACATTGGTGTATATTTCACCGAAGCAAAGCAGAGCTGGTAGTGGGAACATGGAATAAACAGTTTCACAATTCAGAGAAGGTTCAGCGAGTCCCCCTTCTGTATCTTGCAAATGATATCCTGCAAAACAGCAGGCGTAAAGGAAATGAATTTGTGACCGAGTTTTGGAAGGTTCTTCCCTCAGCACTTAAGGATGTTCTTGAGAAAGGTGATGATCAAGAAAATCGTGCAGTATTTAGACTG GTTGATATATGGGAGGAAAGGAGAGTGTTTGGATCTCAGGCTAAGAGCCTTAAAAATGTAATACTTGGAGAAGAAGCACCTCCACAGTTGGAATTCAACAAAAAGCGGTCCCGTTCTGTTAGAATTGTGAAAAAGGATTCTCGTTCCATCAAAACG AAATTGTCCATTGGAGGTACAGCAGAAAAAATAGTCTCAGCCTTTCATACGGTGCTTAATGAACATTCCAATGAAGATGCAGAGATGAGTAGATGCAAGTCAGCTGTTCATCGTGTGAGGAAGAtggaaaaaaatgttgatattGCATGCGCTGTTG taaAGGACCCTAAGCGAAAAACTTTGTCCAAGGAGCTAGTGGaggaagaaaatattttgaaagaatGCATTGAAAATCTCAAATTAGTTGAAGCAAGTAGAACAGCACTTGTTATTCACTTAAAAGAAGCTTTGCATGAGCAG GAATCTGAGCTGGAGAATGTTCGCACTCAGATTCAG GTAGCGCAAGCACAAGTAGAAGAGGCTAGCTACATGCGGAAGCGACTTGATGATGAAGATTCTTCATATAAAGCCTCAATTTCAACGACTTCACTTACTGATGTGAATACAAAATCAGAAGCAGCAACTAAGAAGTCAGCTGCTGCAATTGCAGCTGAGGTTGCAGATAAGCTAACAGCTTCTACGTCATCTCAGTTAATCATGACTTCTGTTCTCTCAACATTTGCAGCGGAAGAGGCAAAAAGTGCTTGTCTAACTTCTGAGTCCATGTCAAAACCTGAGAAGTCAATACCTATATCAGATCCAAATGTTTTTGTGTCTTCACAACAGTTAATTGCCACACCCAATCATTCATATCCTTCAGTTTTGGTACCTCAACCCACCTTGCAGAATCCAGCTGCTGCATCACAGGGTCAATATCAAATGCTTTGTAATTCATCCTCCCAACATTATTTGCAATCAACAGGAGGTGTCATTTCTTCTTATGGTTATGGTAGCATCACACCATTACCACCGGGACCACTCCCACCCCATATGGTGGGTCCAGTGGTGCCTTTGACGCATCAGGCAATGCAAATAACTCAGCAGCAGCCAACACCTATAGCTCAGCATCAACCAATAAAAATGACACAACAAGCCCCAGCACCTCCTAGTTTCCGACCACTTCAACCGCCAGGAATGGTGTACTATGGTAATCATCAGCATTCTATATGA
- the LOC100794530 gene encoding MICOS complex subunit MIC60 isoform X1 codes for MFRRSILQISSRPTLKRNPRRFVYQQIPLHLSSQKNFSTVSKPGGASASGSPGKPPESNGTLSKFFIGSVALGAAFLAAYQTHYLDQYLKKEHYSVLQEPHVNATIEDLKSVQHSTDQLISPSEKFNHKNPTVEITEQKIDAHFSHPEIVVEDQVDKPIPVQDKSDIAEDVTAAAKENQLPEYPESSLTSDDPSKESVTQSDGIIGIQSTETVNARMEEGYHHASTSTQTSPDENGMKNIQPEQLEIQEMGRRESALGKDIEQQPTLLEEYHLRNKSERSPATYISSHDFTENSHFPEGKEALNGAMEELKDGYISENGKLVLDFLQAIHAAEKRQADLDAHAFNEEKKVLKEKYEKKLKDAAARELMLAEEAAMLDRELKRERAKASLAIKSLQEKMEEKLKTELEQKEIETDLKFKQTQELAKAELNAAIANEKAAQIEKMAEANVNINALCMAFYARSEEARQSHATQNFALRALALEDALSKGLPIETEIASLQSYLGSTDKDSVLDLVLASLPEETRSNGTDTQLQLKQKFDALKGSVRHFSFFPPGGGGMLAHSLAHVASWLKVREDNQSGDGIESVINKVEVYLAEGKLAEAAACLEESVRGTQAAEIVAGWVRQARNRAISEQAVLLLQSYANSLSFT; via the exons ATGTTCCGCAG GTCGATTTTGCAAATATCATCTCGCCCAACTCTTAAAAGAAACCCCAGACGTTTTGTATACCag CAGATACCTTTACATCTATCTTCACAAAAGAATTTCTCAACTGTGTCGAAACCAGGGGGTGCCTCAGCTTCTGGGTCTCCGGGCAAGCCACCTGAGTCTAATGGCACCCTATCCAAgtttttcattggaagtgtagCTTTAGGTGCTGCTTTTCTGGCAGCTTATCAAACTCATTATTTGGATCAATATCTTAAGAAGGAGCATTATAGTGTTCTGCAGGAACCTCATGTCAATGCAACTATTGAAGACTTGAAGAGTGTACAACATTCAACGGACCAGTTAATTTCACCTAGTGAGAAATTTAACCACAAAAATCCCACTGTAGAGATTACAGAGCAGAAGATTGATGCCCATTTTTCACATCCAGAAATTGTAGTAGAAGACCAAGTGGATAAACCAATTCCTGTGCAAGACAAATCTGATATTGCTGAAGATGTTACTGCCGCTGCCAAAGAAAACCAATTGCCTGAATATCCTGAAAGCAGTCTAACATCCGATGATCCAAGTAAAGAATCTGTGACACAGTCTGATGGGATTATTGGTATACAAAGCACTGAGACAGTCAATGCaagaatggaagagggatatcaTCATGCATCCACATCTACACAGACCAGTCCAGATGAAAATGGGATGAAAAATATTCAACCAGAGCAACTGGAAATACAAGAAATGGGGAGAAGAGAG AGTGCATTAGGCAAAGATATAGAGCAACAACCTACCCTCCTAGAGGAGTATCACTTGAGGAATAAATCAGAAAGAAGCCCTGCAACTTATATATCTAGTCATGACTTTACTGAGAATAGCCATTTTCCTGAAGGAAAAGAG GCACTTAATGGTGCTATGGAGGAGTTAAAAGATGGTTACATTTCTGAGAATGGGAAACTGGTTCTTGATTTCTTGCAAGCCATCCATGCTGCAGAGAAAAGGCAGGCTGACTTAGATGCACATGCTTTTAACGAAGAGAAGAAAGTGTTAAAG gaaaaatatgaaaagaagtTGAAAGATGCAGCTGCCAGAGAACTTATGCTCGCTGAGGAGGCTGCAATGTTGGACAGG gagctaaaaagagagagagcaaAAGCATCCCTTGCTATCAAGTCACTTCAAGAAAAGATGGAAGAGAAACTGAAGACAGAACTAGAACAAAAG GAGATTGAAACTGATTtgaagtttaaacaaactcagGAATTAGCAAAGGCAGAGTTAAATGCAGCCATAGCAAATGAGAAGGCAgctcaaattgaaaaaatggCTGAAGCAAATGTTAAT ATAAATGCCTTATGCATGGCATTTTATGCTCGATCTGAAGAAGCTCGTCAAAGTCATGCTACACAAAATTTTGCTTTG AGAGCACTTGCATTGGAAGATGCACTATCTAAAGGACTTCCAATTGAGACAGAAATAGCATCTTTGCAGTCTTATCTTGGAAGCACAGATAAAGATTCAGTTTTGGATTTGGTGCTAGCATCCCTTCCTGAAGAAACACGAAGCAACGGCACAGACACACAACTGCAGTTAAAGCAGAAG TTTGATGCCTTAAAAGGTAGTGTAAGACACTTCAGCTTCTTCCCACCGGGAGGGGGAGGTATGTTGGCACATTCTTTGGCACATGTAGCATCCTGGTTGAAG GTTAGGGAAGACAATCAATCTGGTGATGGGATCGAATCTGTGATCaataaagttgaagtttatTTGGCAGAAGGAAAACTTGCTGAAGCAGCAGCTTGTCTAGAAGAAAGTGTGAGAGGCACACAAGCTGCAGAAATTGTTGCAGGTTGGGTGAGGCAAGCAAGAAACAGGGCTATTTCTGAGCAAGCAGTGCTGCTTCTTCAATCCTATGCCAATTCCCTTAGCTTTACATGA
- the LOC100777863 gene encoding 18S rRNA aminocarboxypropyltransferase isoform X2 translates to MGNNRQRRFRTHRAQSSRHHHQQLLLEDDSQSSLPENGEGEEEEEELTEPKIKLAMWDFGQCDAKKCTGRKLSRLGMLKELRVSNGFGGIVLSPAGNQCVSREDYSLIQKKGLAVVDCSWARLDDVPFVRLRCTAPRLLPWLVAANPVNYGRPCQLSCVEALSAALTICGEEKTANLLLDKFKWGHAFMSLNGELLRAYSKCQNSAEIISVQNAWLSQESQIPRAPTDSEVTTPESEDKIQNSSDSEDGLPPLEKNMNHLSIVNSDEESE, encoded by the exons ATGGGGAATAACAGACAAAGGAGATTCAGAACTCATCGCGCACAATCAAGTCGACACCACCACCAACAACTCTTACT AGAGGACGATTCTCAAAGCTCTCTTCCAG AAAATGGTGAGGgcgaggaagaggaggaggaactcACGGAACCTAAAATAAAGCTTGCTATGTGG GATTTTGGGCAATGCGATGCCAAAAAGTGCACTGGACGCAAGCTTTCAAGATTGGGCATGCTAAAA GAGTTACGTGTGAGTAATGGTTTTGGGGGCATTGTTTTAAG TCCGGCTGGAAATCAATGTGTCTCAAGAGAAGATTACTCTTTAATCCAGAAGAAAGGATTGGCTGTTGTGGATTGTTCATGGGCACGCTTAGATGACGTGCCTTTCGTAAGGCTGCGCTGTACTGCTCCTCGCCTCT TGCCATGGCTTGTAGCAGCAAATCCAGTAAATTATGGTCGGCCATGTCAGCTATCTTGTGTAGAGGCTTTATCTGCTGCTTTGACAATATG TGGGGAAGAAAAAACTGCAAATTTGTTGCTTGACAAGTTCAAATGGGGCCATGCTTTTATGTCTCTGAATGG GGAATTACTGAGGGCCTACTCCAAATGCCAAAATAGTGCTGAAATTATATCTGTTCAAAATGCTTGGCTGTCACAAGAGAGTCAGATTCCAAGGGCTCCTACTGACAGTGAAG TTACGACACCTGAAAGTGAGGATAAAATCCAGAACTCTTCCGATTCTGAAGATGGGCTTCCACCTCTTGAAAAGAACATGAATCATTTGAGCATAGTCAACAGTGATGAAGAGAGTGAATAG